The Vibrio orientalis CIP 102891 = ATCC 33934 genomic sequence TGACCCCAGCGGGCGAGCAGTTTCTGGTTCAAGCACGGCTAATGCTTAGGCAAATGGAGGAGGTGAAAGCGCAAACACGCCGGGTTGCCCAAGGTTGGCAAAAGACCTTGAAACTGACTTTAGATAACGTGGTGAAACTTGAACGACTTAAGCCACTCATCGAAGCATTTTATGCCACCTTTCCCAATGCAGAATTACAGATAAATATGGAAGTGTTTAATGGTTCTTGGGAGGCGATATCCCAAGGTCGCGCAGATATTGTTATTGGTGCAACTTCTGCCATTCCTGTGGGTGGCGACTTTGAAGTTAGGGATATGGGGATTTTGGATTGGGCATTTGTCATGTCGCCAAGTCACCCCTGTGTGAAACAGCAAATTCTAGATGCCCCCTTTGTTAGTCAATTCCCGGCCATATGCTTAGATGATACGTCGAGCATCCTGCCTAAACGTCACACGGTTCATTACCCGCAGCAGCGCCGCTTATTGTTACCTAATTGGTATAGTGCGATTGAGTGCCTTAAATCAGGTGTCGGGGTGGGTTATATGCCTAGACACATAGCAATGCCTCTTATTACTGACGGATTGCTGGTGGAAAAAATACTCCCTGAGGAGAAACCGTTGAGCCATTGCTGTTTGGTTTGGCGAAAAGATGAAAACCATAAGATGATTCAATGGATGGTCGATTACTTAGGGTCATCTCAGCAGTTGTATCAAGATTGGCTGCAATCTTAGTTTTGATAAGATCAAATAAGCCGCCTTATCAAGGCGGCTTAGGTTTTTAGATTAGCACTAGATCCTAAATGGACTAAGGACGTTCAAATACTGTAGCGATCCCTTGACCTAAACCGATACACATTGTTGCTAGGCCATATTTGGCGTCTTTTGACTCCATTAAGTTGATCAGCGTAGTGGAGATTCGAGAGCCAGAACAACCAAGCGGGTGACCCAATGCAATCGCACCACCGTTAAGGTTAACCTTCTCATCCATCACCTCAAGCAAACCAAGGTCTTTCGCACATGGCAGAGATTGCGCAGCAAATGCTTCGTTGAGTTCGACCACGTCCATATCTTCAATCGAAAGACCAGCACGTTTGAGTGCTTTTTGCGTCGCAGGTACTGGGCCGTAACCCATGATAGAAGGATCGCAGCCCGCAATGGCCATGCCTTTGATGCGTGCACGAATCTTCAAGCCAAGCTCATTGGCTTTTTCTTCGCTCATGATCAACATCGCTGATGCACCATCAGACAGAGCCGATGATGTACCTGCTGTGACTGTACCATTTGCAGGGTCGAACACTGGGCGAAGTTGAGATAGTCCTTCAACGGTCGTTTCTGGGCGAATCACTTCATCGTGATCGAGTGTGAATAACGTACCGTCTGCCGCGTGGCCTTCAATCGGTAGGATTTCACTTTTAAAGCGACCTTCTACGGTTGCGGCATGTGCTCGAGCATGAGAGCGCGCGGCAAACTCATCTTGTTGCTCACGGCTAATGCCATGTAGCTTACCGAGCATCTCAGCCGTCAAGCCCATCATACCTGCAGCTTTCGCAACTGTTTTTGACATACCTGGATGGAAGTCCACACCGTGATTCATTGGAACGTGTCCCATATGTTCTACGCCACCAATCAGGCAGATTTCTGCGTCGCCAGTCATGATCGCACGGGTTCCGTCATGAAGAGCTTGCATTGATGAGCCACACAGACGGTTTACCGTCACCGCGCCAATTTCAATTGGTAGGCCAGCAAGTAATGCCGCATTACGTGCAACGTTGAATCCTTGTTCTAGGGTTTGTTGTACACAGCCCCAGTAGATATCTTCAATCTCGCTTGGGTTCACTTGTGGATTACGAGCTAGAATACCTTTCATTAGACGAGCTGAAAGGTCTTCAGCTCGAGTATGACGGAAAGCTCCACCTTTAGAGCGACCCATTGGGGTACGTAGACAATCGACTACGACAACGTTTCTTGTTTGATTAGTCATTTGGGAATCCCTCTTTAGATAGAACCTTGCTGTTGTGCGCCGTAAAAACTTTCGCCTTTCGCCGCCATATCAATCAGCATCTGTGGTACTTGGTACATTG encodes the following:
- the punR gene encoding DNA-binding transcriptional activator PunR, with protein sequence MGVFSQTSLELVDTVARLGSFTAAAEVLHKVPSAISYSIRQIEQELDVILFRRLPRKVELTPAGEQFLVQARLMLRQMEEVKAQTRRVAQGWQKTLKLTLDNVVKLERLKPLIEAFYATFPNAELQINMEVFNGSWEAISQGRADIVIGATSAIPVGGDFEVRDMGILDWAFVMSPSHPCVKQQILDAPFVSQFPAICLDDTSSILPKRHTVHYPQQRRLLLPNWYSAIECLKSGVGVGYMPRHIAMPLITDGLLVEKILPEEKPLSHCCLVWRKDENHKMIQWMVDYLGSSQQLYQDWLQS
- the fadA gene encoding acetyl-CoA C-acyltransferase FadA yields the protein MTNQTRNVVVVDCLRTPMGRSKGGAFRHTRAEDLSARLMKGILARNPQVNPSEIEDIYWGCVQQTLEQGFNVARNAALLAGLPIEIGAVTVNRLCGSSMQALHDGTRAIMTGDAEICLIGGVEHMGHVPMNHGVDFHPGMSKTVAKAAGMMGLTAEMLGKLHGISREQQDEFAARSHARAHAATVEGRFKSEILPIEGHAADGTLFTLDHDEVIRPETTVEGLSQLRPVFDPANGTVTAGTSSALSDGASAMLIMSEEKANELGLKIRARIKGMAIAGCDPSIMGYGPVPATQKALKRAGLSIEDMDVVELNEAFAAQSLPCAKDLGLLEVMDEKVNLNGGAIALGHPLGCSGSRISTTLINLMESKDAKYGLATMCIGLGQGIATVFERP